The following are encoded together in the Brassica napus cultivar Da-Ae chromosome A9, Da-Ae, whole genome shotgun sequence genome:
- the LOC111200521 gene encoding uncharacterized protein LOC111200521 produces the protein MWPGGVTTEPLLKNPKARGHRHGNKKLTRVNQSLKPKPTIKKETSSRKQRRISSYFTRSNVNTFTNEQLTEMVLVLQKQMKQMQNLLNQKKRKAHGRQSSFHTVLSRCKKQRSSHHEDQGAPIDQDFPDTHQSGVETAPVKPLASDPPTDQVVDAMERDDHEDPQSPLISQYAAHIHRQASKNMNTTPDDIPNKTVHTTTVHASEALDGMEKKRHHPQLSLPLLSRPPAGTRG, from the exons ATGTGGCCTGGTGGGGTAACAACGGAGCCTCTACTTAAAAATCCTAAAGCTCGTGGTCACCGTCACGGGAATAAGAAGCTCACTCGTGTCAATCAATCTCTCAAACCAAAGCCGACCATCAAGAAGGAGACGTCTTCAAGGAAGCAAAGGCGCATAAGTTCTTACTTTACACGCTCAAACGTCAACACTTTCACCAACGAACAACTAACGGAGATGGTCTTGGTACTTCAAAAGCAGATGAAACAGATGCAAAATTTACTAaatcagaagaagagaaaagcgCATGGTAGGCAATCATCATTTCATACAGTACTATCTCGTTGCAAAAAACAACGGTCATCTCATCATGAAGATCAGGGAGCACCCATCGATCAG GATTTCCCTGACACACACCAGAGCGGTGTTGAGACTGCACCCGTCAAACCTCTCGCTAGCGATCCTCCAACTGATCAG GTTGTGGATGCTATGGAGAGAGATGATCATGAGGACCCCCAGTCACCTCTCATAAGTCAGTACGCTGCTCATATCCACCGCCAGGCTTCTAAAAACATGAACACTACTCCTGATGACATTCCCAACAAAACCGTCCACACCACAACTGTCCACGCCTCCGAG GCTCTCGATggtatggaaaaaaaaagacaccaTCCACAACTCTCACTTCCACTGCTCAGTAGACCACCAGCTGGAACCCGCGGATGA
- the LOC111212601 gene encoding probable purine permease 13 — MIHPSVNSPLNIDEEESFLLKEEDEASNEEVLPQIMKLKRSQWWIFVSISIFFLISAQAVAVLLGRFYYDQGGNSKWISTLVQTVGFPILYLPLCLLPASPHTSYCSCKTLVWIYLSLGLAIGLDNLLYSYGLLLLSASAYSLICGTQLIFNAVFSYLINSEKITFWTVMSVFFLTVSALVIALDDDSNSPSGGSKWIYVIGCLLTLLASLIYSLQLSLMQFSFEKIIKRETFAMVLEMQIYTSLVASCVSVIGLFASGEWKMLRMEMEEFHKGHVSYVLTLVGTAVSWQLGSVSAVALIFLVSSLFSNLIGTLSLIVTPLAALVVFDDKLTVAKIAAIIFAIPGVAFYMYKNYLDGLKVERASESLAD, encoded by the exons ATGATTCATCCATCAGTGAACTCTCCCCTCAACATTG ATGAAGAAGAATCGTTTCTGctaaaggaagaagatgaagcaaGTAATGAAGAAGTCCTTCCTCAAATCATGAAGTTAAAACGAAGTCAATGGTGGATCTTTGTTTCTATCagcatcttcttcctcatctctGCTCAAGCCGTAGCTGTTCTTCTCGGTCGCTTTTACTACGACCAAGGAGGAAACAGTAAATGGATCTCCACTCTTGTCCAAACCGTTGGCTTTCCGATTCTCTATCTCCCTCTTTGTCTCCTTCCTGCTTCTCCACACACTTCTTACTGTTCCTGCAAGACTCTGGTTTGGATCTATCTTTCTCTTGGTCTGGCTATTGGTTtggacaatcttttatactctTACGGGCTTTTGTTACTCTCTGCTTCAGCCTATTCGCTTATTTGCGGCACACAGTTGATTTTCAATGCTGTCTTCTCTTATTTAATCAATTCTGAGAAGATCACTTTTTGGACTGTCATGTCAGTATTTTTCCTTACTGTCTCTGCTCTAGTGATTGCACTTGACGATGATTCAAACAGTCCATCCGGAGGTTCTAAGTGGATTTACGTGATTGGGTGCTTGCTTACACTTCTCGCCTCTCTCATCTACTCTCTTCAGCTTTCTCTTATGCAATTTTCATTCGAGAAGATCATCAAGAGAGAGACGTTTGCTATGGTTCTTGAAATGCAAATCTACACATCTCTGGTGGCATCTTGTGTTTCTGTTATCGGGTTGTTTGCGAGTGGGGAGTGGAAGATGTTGAGAATGGAGATGGAAGAGTTTCACAAGGGTCACGTGTCTTATGTTTTAACTCTTGTCGGGACAGCAGTTTCATGGCAATTGGGTTCTGTATCAGCTGTGGCACTTatatttcttgtttcttcgcTGTTTTCGAACCTTATCGGTACCCTCTCTCTCATTGTTACACCTCTTGCAGCACTTGTGGTGTTCGACGACAAGCTGACTGTGGCTAAGATTGCCGCAATCATCTTCGCCATCCCGGGCGTagctttttatatgtataagAATTATCTCGATGGCTTGAAAGTAGAAAGAGCAAGCGAATCTCTGGCTGATTGA
- the LOC111212600 gene encoding uncharacterized protein At4g04775-like: MAYGKFDGNRRGYKVDNNFLEYGRAKKTENHLFKWIDEALIEEIRMVDAKHESVAKGITMFEERVMEKVKCEMVRVEHEMSKKLKEKVDLEIARVAQEMKQKLKIAMVAMVVVGAIVGIWTSLTV; encoded by the exons ATGGCCTACGGCAAGTTTGATGGGAACAGGAGAGGGTACAAAGTCGACAACAATTTTCTCGAGTATGGAAGAG CGAAAAAAACTGAGAATCATCTATTTAAGTGGATTGATGAAGCTTTGATTGAGGAGATTCGGATGGTGGATGCAAAACATGAGAGCGTTGCTAAAGGGATTACGATGTTTGAAGAAAGGGTTATGGAAAAGGTGAAGTGCGAGATGGTTAGAGTTGAACATGAGATGTCCAAAAAGCTTAAAGAGAAGGTAGACTTGGAGATTGCTAGAGTTGCACAAGAGATGAAACAGAAGCTAAAGATAGCAATGGTGGCTATGGTAGTTGTAGGAGCAATCGTAGGAATATGGACTTCTCTTACTGTCTGA
- the LOC106430513 gene encoding uncharacterized protein LOC106430513, with translation MNNGVRTASAKTIGSLIMHMYDGVKEGPKSNDIIQIMRMEHGCEISKSLAWDAREYAISLVRGIPDQSFRKFLKYLHMLKEANPGTHTFYETNFDGKFRFLFVSFGQLVRDFHTAMRKILIVDGTFLKSKYKGVLLVATTLDGNSNLYPIAFAVVDSENDHSWDWFFRQLKVIVPDERALAFVSDINNSLCKALENGYPLSQHVICIHHLLNNVVTHYRGNGVVGLIAKASKAYRVVDFRKRFQAVCNISPAIGKYLTDVDVTKWARCQFQGYRYDIRTTNPAESINSSLRSPRDYPVILLLDSIREMLIRWFFERRT, from the coding sequence ATGAATAATGGTGTTCGGACAGCTTCTGCAAAAACTATTGGGAGTCTAATAATGCATATGTATGATGGTGTCAAAGAAGGTCCCAAATCTAATGATATCATACAGATTATGAGAATGGAACATGGATGCGAGATATCTAAATCATTAGCGTGGGATGCTCGTGAGTATGCAATTAGTCTGGTTAGAGGCATTCCCGACCaaagttttagaaaatttctGAAATACTTGCACATGCTGAAAGAAGCTAATCCAGGAACACACACCTTTTACGAAACCAATTTTGATGGTAAATTCAGATTTCTCTTCGTTTCGTTTGGGCAATTAGTACGAGATTTTCATACAGCCATGCGAAAAATTCTTATTGTTGATGGGACATTTTTGAAGAGCAAATACAAAGGGGTATTACTTGTTGCGACAACTTTAGATGGAAACTCCAACTTGTATCCTATTGCATTTGCGGTTGTGGACTCAGAAAATGATCATTCATGGGATTGGTTTTTCAGACAACTAAAGGTTATTGTTCCGGACGAGCGTGCTCTTGCTTTTGTGTCAGACATAAATAACTCACTTTGTAAGGCGCTTGAGAATGGGTATCCTCTTTCTCAACATGTAATTTGTATTCACcatttgttgaataatgtgGTCACACATTACAGAGGAAATGGAGTGGTTGGATTGATTGCAAAAGCTTCTAAAGCTTATAGAGTTGTTGATTTTCGGAAGCGATTCCAAGCTGTGTGCAATATTAGTCCAGCTATTGGAAAATATTTAACAGATGTAGATGTTACAAAGTGGGCTCGCTGTCAGTTTCAGGGATACAGGTACGACATCAGGACGACAAACCCGGCTGAATCAATAAACTCTTCTTTGCGCTCACCAAGAGATTATCCAGTCATTCTTTTGTTGGATAGCATAAGAGAAATGCTTATCCGTTGGTTCTTCGAACGACGCACATGA